In Paenibacillus xylanilyticus, the genomic window CATCCCTGAAAACATTGGCTATTACAGCCTTTCTGTATAACTTTGGTTTCTTCACGTTGATGGCTTACTCACCTTATGTCATGAATCTGGATGAGCACGGACTTGGTTATGTGTTCTTCGGCTGGGGCCTCATGCTTGCGATAACGTCTGTATTCGTGGCACCAAGACTGCAGCGTCGATTCGGCTCCGTTCCTTCCATGAGTGTGATGCTGACCCTGTTTGCGATTGACCTCATTGTTATGGCCGTAGGTACAGTAATGGGATCGTCCACAACGGTCATTGTTGCTGTTATCGTTGCCGGGATCTTCCTTGGTATCAACAACACATTGATTACGACGGCTGTTATGGAGGCTGCTCCGGTTGAACGTTCGGTTGCTTCGGCAGCTTACAGCTTCGTACGTTTCCTTGGCGGTGCGCTGGCACCTTGGCTTGCAGGTAAATTATCGGAATGGTTCCTGCCGGAAACACCGTTTTATTTTGGCGCATTGATGGTATTGGTTGGTGTCGTGGTTCTGCTTGTACGCCGTAGACATCTGCGTGATATCGATGCAGCAATTACACATTAATGGATGGGGGAATTGAAATGCTGGAACGAATCGTAGTGGCTGTTGATGGGTCGGATCATGCGCATAAAGCATTGGAAACAGCTGTTGACTTGGCTGAAAGTTTGAAGCATCCTGCCAGATTGATTATTGTGCATGTGAATCCTTCCGTATCATTGAATGAACCAGCTCTGGGAGTAGACCTCGAAGCACGAATTGCGGAAGAAGGACAGCATATTATTGCACCGGTAGAACAGCTGTTGTCCGGACGTTCTATCCCTTATGAGACACTGCTGATTGCCGGGGACCCGGTAAACGAGATCTGCCGAGTGTCGCAAGAGAGAGAGTGCAGCCTCATTGTAATGGGTACGGGCGGCAAAAGCGTACTGGCCGAAATTGTCGTTGGCAGTGTCAGCCACGGTGTATTGAAACATGCAGAATGCCCGGTCTTAACGGTGAAATAGGACTCTGCCATCATTAAGGTTGGGTTGAAGATACTGCTGTGGTGTATAAATAGATAAAGGATAACTGCGATCACAAGGTTGTTCTGTCATGGACTTGACCCACTATAACTATTTAGGTCAGACCTGCAGCATTGATGGATTGGAGGATTCAATAATGAAAAAACAACATCTCTTTATCGGTGGTAAACCCACGGAATCCGTAGAATATAAAGCACTTCAGGCACCCTATTCCGGAGAAACATTGGCGGAAGTGTCTACCGCTTCAGCGGAGGAGGCAGAAGCAG contains:
- a CDS encoding universal stress protein, translating into MLERIVVAVDGSDHAHKALETAVDLAESLKHPARLIIVHVNPSVSLNEPALGVDLEARIAEEGQHIIAPVEQLLSGRSIPYETLLIAGDPVNEICRVSQERECSLIVMGTGGKSVLAEIVVGSVSHGVLKHAECPVLTVK